One window of Vicinamibacterales bacterium genomic DNA carries:
- a CDS encoding DUF5916 domain-containing protein: protein MVIRVVVLALAGLLVSAPTTFAQTPAAGAANRKHATATRVANGSIRIDGRLDDEAWQQATPVTDFTQKEPVENSPPTDRMEVRLAYDDDVLYVGARMFSRDGRIQAPLGRRDNTDQAEHILVSFDTFLDRRTAVVFGVTASGVRIDRFHASDNEDSFDAGFDPVWRAETQVSGDQWTAELWIPFSQLRFNPQSDQTWGLNLFRFRPTLDEEDYWIVIPRTVRAWSSRFGDLTGIASLVPPRRIEALPYVAGGSTINGDRDPSDPFDDGKNLHARVGADVKMGLGPNFTLETAINPDFGQVEADPAEVNLTAFETRFPEKRPFFLEGAQLFNIGHPNFYYSRRIGTRPIGPATGDYVEYPDSGTILAAAKLTGRLPSKTSIGFLTAVTDNEEAQVATRGLADQRTVDVSPHAYHMVGRVLQEFGKSASTAGFLVNYVHRQFEEGSPLADLYTRNALALAGNTLLRFKGGQYEFRASGGGSVINGNERAMERVQRSSAHYAQRPDREYSPLDRTLTSLAGWSVQMNFDKTGGRHWLWGANTKIDSEDFETNDFAQLNGADGWLTNANFRYRETQPGTVFRSYYLQLDGQTDTTLRGLMQAGHLRGTFNVTWSNFWTTSVQVARNLATTSVSLTRGGPLMSRGPGWTTNVNVGNRATSRTRLTGSMVFQTNDDGASTRRVTGLVSMRPGPRWQFTVSPFYDRVTEPQQYVSTLSGGRPVTFDNRYVFAFIDRSTASMEFRLGLTLRPDLNLDVYAEPFAASGHYYDYGELLAPGSRERLSYGTSGTVLSVNADGSQVVNAGGSTLTLRNRDFNTLSFRSNVVLRWEWRAGSTLYVVWQQDRAGSEVLGSRVNINDAFRSVTAPGSNIFLVKTSFWIPIG, encoded by the coding sequence TTGGTTATCCGTGTCGTCGTTCTAGCGCTTGCCGGTCTGCTCGTCTCGGCGCCAACCACGTTCGCGCAGACCCCGGCAGCGGGCGCCGCCAATCGCAAGCACGCCACCGCGACCCGCGTCGCCAACGGCAGCATTCGCATCGACGGCCGGCTCGATGACGAGGCGTGGCAGCAGGCCACGCCGGTCACCGACTTCACCCAGAAGGAGCCGGTCGAGAACTCGCCCCCCACCGACCGGATGGAAGTCCGCCTGGCCTACGACGACGACGTGCTCTACGTCGGCGCGCGGATGTTCAGCCGCGACGGCCGCATCCAGGCACCGCTCGGCCGCCGCGACAACACCGACCAGGCCGAGCACATCCTGGTGTCGTTCGACACCTTCCTCGATCGCCGCACCGCCGTCGTCTTTGGCGTGACCGCCTCCGGCGTGCGCATCGACCGCTTTCACGCCAGCGACAACGAAGACAGCTTCGATGCCGGTTTCGACCCGGTGTGGCGCGCCGAGACCCAGGTCTCCGGCGATCAGTGGACGGCGGAACTCTGGATCCCGTTCTCGCAACTGCGCTTCAATCCGCAGTCCGATCAGACGTGGGGGCTGAACCTGTTTCGCTTCCGGCCCACGCTCGACGAGGAAGACTACTGGATCGTGATCCCGAGGACGGTTCGTGCGTGGTCGTCCCGGTTTGGCGACCTCACCGGCATCGCCAGCCTGGTTCCGCCGCGCCGCATCGAGGCGCTGCCGTACGTGGCCGGCGGCTCGACCATCAACGGCGACCGCGACCCCAGTGATCCGTTCGACGATGGGAAGAACCTGCATGCCAGGGTGGGCGCCGACGTCAAGATGGGCCTCGGTCCGAACTTCACGCTCGAAACCGCCATCAATCCCGACTTCGGGCAGGTGGAAGCGGATCCCGCGGAGGTGAACCTCACCGCCTTCGAGACGCGGTTCCCCGAGAAGCGCCCGTTCTTCCTCGAGGGCGCGCAGCTGTTCAACATCGGCCATCCCAACTTCTACTATTCCCGGCGCATCGGCACGCGCCCGATCGGTCCGGCGACCGGCGATTACGTCGAGTACCCAGACTCCGGCACCATTCTCGCGGCGGCCAAGCTCACGGGCCGCCTGCCGTCGAAGACCTCGATTGGCTTTCTGACCGCGGTGACCGACAACGAAGAGGCCCAGGTGGCCACGCGCGGCCTGGCGGATCAGCGCACCGTGGACGTCTCGCCGCACGCGTACCACATGGTCGGCCGCGTCCTGCAGGAGTTCGGCAAGTCGGCGTCAACCGCCGGCTTTCTCGTGAATTACGTGCATCGCCAGTTCGAGGAAGGCAGCCCGCTCGCCGACCTCTATACCCGCAACGCCCTCGCCCTGGCCGGCAACACGCTGCTGCGGTTCAAGGGCGGTCAGTATGAGTTCCGCGCCTCGGGCGGCGGCTCGGTCATCAACGGTAACGAGCGCGCGATGGAGCGGGTGCAGCGCTCGAGCGCGCACTACGCCCAGCGGCCGGACCGCGAGTACTCACCCCTGGATCGCACGCTGACGTCGCTGGCCGGATGGTCGGTGCAGATGAACTTCGACAAGACCGGCGGCCGTCACTGGCTGTGGGGCGCCAACACCAAGATCGACTCCGAGGATTTCGAGACCAACGACTTCGCCCAGTTGAACGGCGCCGACGGCTGGCTGACCAACGCCAACTTCCGCTACCGCGAAACGCAGCCGGGTACGGTGTTCCGCAGCTACTACCTCCAACTGGATGGCCAGACCGACACCACGCTGCGTGGCCTGATGCAGGCGGGGCACCTGCGCGGCACCTTCAACGTGACCTGGAGCAACTTCTGGACGACCAGCGTGCAGGTGGCGAGGAACCTGGCCACCACCAGCGTGTCGCTCACGCGCGGCGGCCCGCTGATGTCGCGGGGGCCCGGCTGGACCACCAACGTCAACGTCGGCAACCGCGCTACGTCGCGGACGCGGCTGACGGGCTCGATGGTGTTCCAGACCAACGATGACGGCGCGTCCACCAGGCGCGTGACCGGCCTCGTCTCCATGCGTCCCGGCCCGCGCTGGCAGTTCACGGTGTCGCCGTTCTACGATCGTGTCACCGAGCCGCAGCAGTACGTCAGCACGCTCTCCGGCGGCCGCCCGGTGACCTTCGACAACCGTTACGTGTTTGCCTTCATCGACCGCAGCACCGCGTCGATGGAATTCCGGCTCGGGCTGACGCTGCGGCCCGACCTCAATCTGGACGTCTACGCCGAGCCCTTCGCCGCCTCGGGCCACTACTACGACTACGGGGAATTGCTGGCGCCGGGGAGCCGCGAGCGTCTGAGCTACGGCACGTCGGGCACGGTGTTGTCGGTGAATGCGGACGGCAGCCAGGTGGTGAACGCCGGCGGCAGCACGTTGACCCTGCGGAACCGCGATTTCAACACGCTGTCGTTCCGCAGCAACGTGGTGTTGCGCTGGGAATGGCGCGCCGGTAGCACGCTCTATGTGGTGTGGCAGCAGGATCGCGCCGGCTCGGAAGTGCTCGGCAGCCGGGTGAACATCAACGACGCGTTCCGGTCGGTCACCGCGCCGGGCTCGAACATCTTCCTGGTCAAGACGAGTTTCTGGATTCCGATCGGATAG
- a CDS encoding quinol:electron acceptor oxidoreductase subunit ActD, translating to MRAVYGLYNDPHVAQQAVDNLRAAGVADADITVISSEPFDHFEFGHRDAKTAMPWAAVAAGAAGLVLTYYLLGAGQRAWPLVTSGMPIVPMWSNLIIIFEMTMLSAILATVIYLFFSTGLPSRGGKMYDPEVSDGYILVGVENPADAARLEPALAIPGGRVKRT from the coding sequence ATGAGGGCCGTCTACGGTCTCTACAACGATCCCCACGTGGCGCAGCAGGCCGTCGACAACCTGCGCGCGGCCGGGGTCGCGGATGCGGACATCACGGTGATCTCGTCCGAGCCGTTCGATCACTTCGAGTTCGGGCACAGGGATGCGAAGACCGCCATGCCGTGGGCGGCGGTGGCCGCCGGCGCCGCCGGGCTGGTGCTCACTTACTATTTGCTCGGCGCCGGGCAGCGGGCATGGCCGCTCGTGACCTCGGGCATGCCGATCGTGCCGATGTGGTCGAACCTGATCATCATCTTCGAGATGACGATGCTGAGCGCGATCCTCGCGACGGTGATCTACCTGTTCTTCTCGACTGGTCTGCCGAGCCGCGGCGGCAAGATGTACGATCCCGAAGTGTCGGACGGCTACATCCTGGTCGGCGTCGAGAACCCGGCCGACGCCGCTCGTCTCGAGCCCGCGCTCGCGATTCCGGGTGGGCGGGTCAAGCGAACCTGA